One Ruficoccus amylovorans genomic window carries:
- a CDS encoding glycosyltransferase family 2 protein, whose amino-acid sequence MAKLDLFVLTYNRADYLRQTLASIRAQTFTDYRLIVLDNASTDHTAEVVREFGAEHRPTTENIGGLPNLLRIKELAEADWVMSFHDDDLMHPQLLEALFRHIDTHPACTLAACNFLSSEAPEQDDFKTWTVTDAGWDFVNVAHLTSFCLTLNTVAFSSSIYRREAFLRMDPERYAPFGKIGDRPIMLDLCGEGTAFVLKDAYVNYRIHAGQDSSQGPGADEIIAMTRYYRGLTGTSWKTPWGRSFIVNNRAFLKNLYKWSCDRPRMSFNRFVWRALKAGACTRWVLVPRPLMRIVKKILRRRDPLFF is encoded by the coding sequence ACCGACTACCGGCTGATCGTGCTGGACAATGCCAGTACCGACCACACCGCCGAGGTCGTGCGCGAATTCGGCGCCGAGCACCGCCCGACGACGGAGAACATCGGGGGCCTGCCCAACCTGCTCCGCATCAAGGAACTGGCCGAGGCCGACTGGGTGATGTCCTTCCACGACGACGACCTCATGCACCCGCAATTGCTGGAGGCGCTCTTCCGCCATATTGATACGCACCCGGCGTGCACGCTGGCGGCTTGCAACTTCCTCTCGTCGGAAGCCCCCGAGCAAGACGATTTCAAGACCTGGACGGTGACGGACGCGGGCTGGGATTTCGTCAATGTGGCCCACCTGACCAGCTTTTGCCTGACCCTGAACACGGTGGCTTTTTCGAGCAGCATTTACCGGCGCGAGGCGTTCCTGCGGATGGACCCGGAGCGCTACGCCCCCTTTGGCAAGATCGGGGACCGCCCGATCATGCTCGACCTCTGCGGCGAGGGGACGGCCTTTGTCCTCAAGGACGCCTACGTGAACTACCGTATCCACGCCGGGCAGGACTCCAGTCAGGGGCCGGGAGCGGACGAGATCATCGCGATGACCCGCTACTACCGGGGGCTGACCGGCACTTCCTGGAAGACACCCTGGGGCCGCAGCTTCATCGTCAACAACCGCGCCTTCCTGAAGAACCTCTACAAGTGGAGTTGCGACCGCCCGCGCATGTCCTTCAACCGTTTCGTCTGGCGCGCGCTCAAGGCCGGGGCCTGCACCCGCTGGGTGTTGGTTCCGAGGCCGCTCATGCGCATCGTCAAAAAAATACTCCGCCGCCGCGACCCGCTGTTTTTCTAA